In Salisediminibacterium beveridgei, one DNA window encodes the following:
- a CDS encoding response regulator transcription factor — protein sequence MENQKYTILIADDEIDMVNFLSEYIAEEGYHAVQAFNGKEMLEVVNNRKVDLVLLDVMMPEMDGMEALKELRTRRNIPVIMVTAKSDENDRIEGLKSGADDYIVKPFSPKELVARIEAQLRRSYGFKEEEESEELQFQDIKVNLGSRKVFTDGKPVSLTRKEFDLLVHFMTHPDQVFNREQLLDHVWGVNYTAGGHRTVDTHMKTMRYKMGQSGDYFRTVYGVGYVLEYGDKR from the coding sequence TCCTTTCGGAGTATATTGCAGAGGAAGGGTACCATGCTGTTCAGGCATTCAACGGGAAAGAAATGCTCGAGGTCGTCAACAACAGGAAAGTGGATCTCGTATTGCTCGACGTCATGATGCCGGAAATGGATGGGATGGAAGCTTTGAAGGAACTGAGAACGCGTCGGAACATCCCGGTGATTATGGTCACGGCAAAGTCTGATGAGAATGACCGGATCGAAGGACTGAAAAGCGGGGCAGATGATTACATCGTGAAACCGTTCAGCCCGAAAGAGCTGGTTGCGAGAATTGAAGCTCAGCTTCGCAGAAGTTATGGTTTCAAAGAAGAAGAGGAATCGGAGGAATTGCAATTTCAGGATATCAAAGTCAACCTCGGTTCCCGAAAAGTATTTACTGATGGAAAACCCGTTTCTTTAACGAGAAAAGAATTTGATTTGCTGGTTCATTTTATGACTCACCCGGATCAGGTCTTTAACCGTGAGCAACTCCTCGATCATGTCTGGGGTGTGAACTATACAGCGGGTGGCCACAGAACCGTTGATACACATATGAAGACAATGCGTTATAAAATGGGGCAAAGCGGGGATTATTTCCGTACGGTTTATGGTGTTGGTTATGTTCTCGAATATGGTGACAAGCGATGA